The genomic segment catgtaattttagtcagCCCAATGTTCACCTATGGAAAGTATTGGTATGCGTTTAAATTTGAGATTAATCAGGGTCACAGATTGCAATATCGCAATCCGGAAGTGAATTAGGAATCTGTGGATATATTTTGGAATtgatagtttataaatttaggcacgattttatttaaattcttttcatgaacagtgaaatatttgaaaatcgttcctaagtttgattttctcaccatttttcatttggtgcgaaattaaaatttttgaactgattttggaacgatcaaaataaattggccgctcctaaatttttatttttccctcctattttatttagggtattgtaatgtatttaggaatgattttcTTAAAGTCCATTCAAAGTTGGAATGACCTTTGGAACAGTTTGTTGGTTTCTGGACAGTTCATAAAtaggaaaatttattttttgttttcaaaaataattttatttgtgtgagaacattatttttaaattgtgtACAAAATCCACGCCAAAAACCATTCCAATTTGTAGTGGGTTTTGGAGAAGTTTTCCGAAACACAATACTTCTtaagtaaaactcataatttggaatgatttttcacataattcaTTAAGTGTATActaaaaccgttccaaattgtACCTTCTTTGGAATACATTTTCTAATTATCATCTTCTGGATATTCATTgtcacacatataggaacggtTAATGCAAGACcgttcataattttaattatctattCCAAACGAGTTTCAAATATTAACCGTTactatttttcagttttctttGGAACGGAGTGTGTAACGGTTAGTAAACGGTTTTGACATTCCAAAATTGTTACCTAAAAAAAAGTGTATCATGACGTCATCTATCAATATCCGTTTCTCATGTGTTCCAAAGCCCGTTCCAATATGGAACGGGTTTTGGAATGACACCCTTACCCGTGCCAAATCCCgactttttttgtagtgtatatagggccttttccaatttcttcccatttgttacgattttctcatattgtatctcattagatgaaaatattatttaatttttgtcctcACATCTATTTGCCATccaataatgaatttagccTTTAGCAATCTCACgtgcattttcatttatattttgtcaattattaGCTAAAACTGCACTTGAGGACTACAGTTGAGAAACTTATCAACTCATAAGATGCAATgtgagaaaattgcaataaatggAACTAAATTGAAAAGGGCCCTTATGGGACAAAAGGTGCAATTTTTTCCTTAGAGTTACATTACTTTGTGCGCCGCCCAATTTAGTACAATAGAGACACTATAGAGACTTTtgtatttcatgaaaaaagtCCATGTGGTTTGAGTGAAATCATCAACAATTGTTAGGAAGTAATGACACCCATTTGTAGTGGGTTCCCTATACGGCCTCCAAATGTCAAGATGTAAAAGAGAGAAGGCAGAATTGGATCATATTTTACTACAATTAAAAGGGAGTTTATGCATTTTGGCTAAGGGACAAATTTCACAAGAGCTTAATGTATAGTCCAGTTGAGGTAAGTTTGATATACGTTTCATTGAGCCAATGGACAAATGTCCAAGCCTTTGATGCCAAAGAGTTGACTGACTCAAATCAGAGATACAAGAATGTGAACTACACACTGATTTCAAGGAATCATGCGTTTCTGATACAAATCTGGATCAAGAATGTAAAGGTTCCTTATCAAGTAAGCTGTGGTAAGGACTTTATCAGTCTTCAGGTCCTGCAGAGTGCAACAAGACGCTTGAAAGTTGAATTGAATAGATGAAGCAGCACACAATTGTCTAATTGAGAGAAGATTGACAGAAAACTCAGGTATGTCAAGGACATGAGATAGTTTGATCTCAGATGTAAGCTTAACAGAGCCTATGTGAGACACTTTCTGTGAATGGCCATTAAGTAAGTGAATGACTGGAGGATTTGTGAGCTTAGTATAAGAGTAAAAAAGACTGACATCTGCACAAATGTGATTAGTTGCGCCACTATCTATAATCTAAGCACTAGAAATCACAGAGGTAGAAATAGTATTGTTACCTACAAAGTTATCAAGCTGTGCAAAGTTAATTTTGAGAGGATCTGATGTTGTGTTATTGTTCATAAGCTTCTTCATCTTCAAACGTATAAGATCATTCAAGTGTGGATAATTGCTATCAGTCACTTTCAAGTTAGGTTCATTAGTCACCATAGCACTGTACCCTCTCCCTTTTGCACCAGTTTTCTTCCTCTGATCTACCATATCCTTATACTAATCTGGTATTCCATGCAGCATGAAGCATGAGTCCTTTGTATGCCCTATCCTTTGACAATGCTCACATATCACCTGCCTTCTGTCAAAAGCAGGTTTCTTCTTATAATTGTAGCCTTTAACATGAAAAGCTGCACCACTGTTGAATTCTACGTTGTTCAAGTTCATCTGTTTTTCTATTCTGATCAACATAGAGTAAGCTTTGGTAACCGTAGGCACGGGTTCTAAGAGCAGTATCTGGCTTCTAGCTTGGTCATATACATTATTCAGACCAACCAAAAATTGTATCAAGTGATTCGATGCACTCATTTCTGCCATGGCTTTATTCACTCCACATGTACAACCTGTACATATGCATTTTGGTGCTGGTGCCAAGCACATAAGCTCGTCCCACAGTCGCTTCAATTTAGTATAATACTCAGTTACAGACATGTTTTCTTGTGTAACTTGCCCAATTTCCCTTTGCAGCTGATAGATCATGGGGTTGTTGCTTTCCCCATATCGAGCTTCTAGCTCAATCCAAAGCTCTCGAGCAGATCCTACATACATGAAGGATTgtgctaaatattttttcatacaatTCAAAATCCAGGTAGTGACCACGGAATCTATGCGATTCCATCTGTTAAACTCAGCTGTGTTTGCAGCTGGTCGCA from the Sesamum indicum cultivar Zhongzhi No. 13 unplaced genomic scaffold, S_indicum_v1.0 scaffold00127, whole genome shotgun sequence genome contains:
- the LOC105179191 gene encoding uncharacterized protein LOC105179191 — its product is MVTAEFSNSAGNEATSRGNIDPDFMQLQSSDHRGMVMVSALLTGNNYFAWSRAVKRALTAKMKIDFVDGTVVRPAANTAEFNRWNRIDSVVTTWILNCMKKYLAQSFMYVGSARELWIELEARYGESNNPMIYQLQREIGQVTQENMSVTEYYTKLKRLWDELMCLAPAPKCICTGCTCGVNKAMAEMSASNHLIQFLVGLNNVYDQARSQILLLEPVPTVTKAYSMLIRIEKQMNLNNVEFNSGAAFHVKGYNYKKKPAFDRRQVICEHCQRIGHTKDSCFMLHGIPD